Proteins found in one Triticum aestivum cultivar Chinese Spring chromosome 4D, IWGSC CS RefSeq v2.1, whole genome shotgun sequence genomic segment:
- the LOC123098508 gene encoding uncharacterized protein isoform X1 — translation MLMVGLAPCAFSLTEGDYSRKKSHGNVLPSVLSRQIQQCRFSYALRRHTIVLVQPSPNKTSKTFMDFSSLNQALDGSSTAQSPAVQSRCCGRAPLQLHRLCFTGERCDLRNHGG, via the exons ATGTTAATGGTTGGTCTTGCTCCCTGTGCATTTTCACTCACTGAGGGCGACTACTCCAGAAAAAAAAGCCATGGGAACGTGCTGCCCTCAGTCCTCTCTCGACAAATCCAGCAGTGCAGGTTCTCCTATGCACTAA GAAGGCACACCATTGTTCTCGTGCAACCATCTCCAAACAAAACGTCCAAAACTTTTATGGACTTCAGTTCACTCAACCAAGCCCTGGATG GAAGTTCAACGGCACAATCCCCGGCCGTTCAGTCTCGCTGCTGTGGGCGTGCCCCGCTCCAACTCCATCGCCTCTGCTTCACTGGTGAAAGGTGCGACCTGAGGAACCACGGGGGTTGA
- the LOC123098508 gene encoding uncharacterized protein isoform X3 — MLMVGLAPCAFSLTEGDYSRKKSHGNVLPSVLSRQIQQCRKAHHCSRATISKQNVQNFYGLQFTQPSPGCRVQEVQRHNPRPFSLAAVGVPRSNSIASASLVKGAT; from the exons ATGTTAATGGTTGGTCTTGCTCCCTGTGCATTTTCACTCACTGAGGGCGACTACTCCAGAAAAAAAAGCCATGGGAACGTGCTGCCCTCAGTCCTCTCTCGACAAATCCAGCAGTGCAG GAAGGCACACCATTGTTCTCGTGCAACCATCTCCAAACAAAACGTCCAAAACTTTTATGGACTTCAGTTCACTCAACCAAGCCCTGGATG CCGCGTGCAGGAAGTTCAACGGCACAATCCCCGGCCGTTCAGTCTCGCTGCTGTGGGCGTGCCCCGCTCCAACTCCATCGCCTCTGCTTCACTGGTGAAAGGTGCGACCTGA
- the LOC123098508 gene encoding uncharacterized protein isoform X4 — translation MLMVGLAPCAFSLTEGDYSRKKSHGNVLPSVLSRQIQQCRKAHHCSRATISKQNVQNFYGLQFTQPSPGWKFNGTIPGRSVSLLWACPAPTPSPLLHW, via the exons ATGTTAATGGTTGGTCTTGCTCCCTGTGCATTTTCACTCACTGAGGGCGACTACTCCAGAAAAAAAAGCCATGGGAACGTGCTGCCCTCAGTCCTCTCTCGACAAATCCAGCAGTGCAG GAAGGCACACCATTGTTCTCGTGCAACCATCTCCAAACAAAACGTCCAAAACTTTTATGGACTTCAGTTCACTCAACCAAGCCCTGGATG GAAGTTCAACGGCACAATCCCCGGCCGTTCAGTCTCGCTGCTGTGGGCGTGCCCCGCTCCAACTCCATCGCCTCTGCTTCACTGGTGA
- the LOC123098508 gene encoding uncharacterized protein isoform X2, whose amino-acid sequence MLMVGLAPCAFSLTEGDYSRKKSHGNVLPSVLSRQIQQCRFSYALRRHTIVLVQPSPNKTSKTFMDFSSLNQALDAACRKFNGTIPGRSVSLLWACPAPTPSPLLHW is encoded by the exons ATGTTAATGGTTGGTCTTGCTCCCTGTGCATTTTCACTCACTGAGGGCGACTACTCCAGAAAAAAAAGCCATGGGAACGTGCTGCCCTCAGTCCTCTCTCGACAAATCCAGCAGTGCAGGTTCTCCTATGCACTAA GAAGGCACACCATTGTTCTCGTGCAACCATCTCCAAACAAAACGTCCAAAACTTTTATGGACTTCAGTTCACTCAACCAAGCCCTGGATG CCGCGTGCAGGAAGTTCAACGGCACAATCCCCGGCCGTTCAGTCTCGCTGCTGTGGGCGTGCCCCGCTCCAACTCCATCGCCTCTGCTTCACTGGTGA